A genomic region of Microtus ochrogaster isolate Prairie Vole_2 unplaced genomic scaffold, MicOch1.0 UNK109, whole genome shotgun sequence contains the following coding sequences:
- the Mepce gene encoding 7SK snRNA methylphosphate capping enzyme — MIEMAAEKEPFLVPAPPPPLKEESGGGGGPEVRSHREAASGEPRDGTERGPGPRAHSAGAAASGGGGPQAQAHGEPHGRATAPADVEEERRGGGGTDLGPPAPPRPRNGYQPHRPPGGGGGKRRNSCNVGGGSGGGFKHPAFKRRRRVNSDCDSVLPSNFLLGGNIFDPLNLNSLLDEEVSRALNAETPKSSPLPAKGRDPVEILIPKDITDPLSLNTCTDEAHVVLASPLKIGRKRHRHRGPHHQQQQASGGNDSHAVLPADPLTPSLQGEGATQQQHRGQNRDAPQPYELNTAINCRDEVVSPLPSALQGSSGSLSAPPAASVTSAPSSSSSRHRKRRRTSSKSEAGARGGSQGSKEKGRGSGGGRHHHPPPATGFKKQQQKFQYGNYCKYYGYRNPSCEDVRLRVLKPEWFQGRDVLDLGCNVGHLTLSIACKWGPARMVGLDIDPQLIHSARQNIRHYLSEELRLQAQTSEGDPGTEGTATVRKRSCFPASLTATRGPIAAPQVPLDGADTSVFPNNVVFVTGNYVLDRDELVDAQRPEYDVVLCLSLTKWVHLNWGDEGLKRMFRRIYRHLRPGGILVLEPQPWSSYCRRKSLTETIYKNYFRIKLKPEQFSSYLTSPEVGFSSYELVATPSNTSRGFQRPVYLFHKARSPSH, encoded by the exons ATGATCGAGATGGCGGCGGAGAAGGAGCCCTTTCTGGTGCCGGCCCCGCCGCCGCCGCTCAAAGAGGAGTCGGGCGGAGGGGGCGGCCCCGAGGTGCGATCGCACCGAGAGGCTGCCTCCGGGGAGCCCCGCGACGGGACGGAACGCGGTCCGGGCCCACGCGCGCACTCTGCCGGGGCCGCAGCCAGCGGAGGGGGCGGCCCCCAGGCACAGGCACATGGGGAGCCCCACGGGCGAGCCACCGCTCCTGCGGACGTGGAGGAGGAACGACGGGGAGGGGGCGGGACGGACCTGGGTCCCCCGGCCCCTCCTCGACCTCGCAATGGCTACCAGCCCCACCGACCCCCCGGGGGTGGCGGGGGCAAGAGAAGAAATAGCTGTAACGTGGGGGGAGGGAGCGGTGGAGGCTTCAAACATCCGGCCTTCAAGAGGCGCCGGCGGGTGAATTCGGACTGCGACTCGGTGTTACCCTCCAATTTTCTTCTGGGGGGCAATATATTTGATCCACTGAACCTGAATAGCCTCCTGGATGAGGAAGTAAGTAGAGCGCTCAATGCGGAGACCCCAAAGTCATCCCCACTTCCGGCCAAAGGGCGAGACCCTGTGGAGATCCTCATCCCCAAAGATATCACTGACCCGCTCAGTCTCAACACTTGCACTGATGAGGCCCATGTAGTTCTGGCCTCGCCACTCAAGATCGGTCGCAAGCGCCATAGACACCGGGGACcgcaccaccagcagcagcaggcgTCTGGAGGGAACGATAGCCACGCCGTGCTGCCCGCTGACCCTCTCACCCCCTCACTCCAAGGGGAGGGTGCCACgcagcagcagcacagaggcCAGAACCGCGATGCCCCTCAACCCTATGAACTCAACACAGCCATCAACTGCAGGGACGAAGTTGTGTCTCCCCTTCCATCTGCCCTGCAGGGCTCCTCAGGCTCCCTTTCTGCCCCTCCAGCTGCCTCAGTTACCTCTGcaccttcatcttcctcctcccgaCACCGCAAACGCCGCAGGACTTCCAGCAAGTCGGAGGCAGGGGCTAGGGGTGGAAGCCAGGGTTCCAAGGAAAAGggcagagggagtgggggaggccGCCATCACCACCCACCACCTGCAACTGGCTtcaaaaagcaacagcaaaagTTCCAGTATGGGAATTACTGCAAATACTATGGCTATCGCAATCCTTCCTGTGAGGACGTGCGCCTTAGGGTGTTGAAGCCAGAGTGGTTTCAAGGCCGGGACGTCCTAGATCTGGGCTGCAATGTTGGCCATCTGACCCTAAGTATTGCCTGCAAGTGGGGCCCAGCCCGCATGGTTGGGCTGGACATTGATCCACAGCTTATCCACTCTGCCCGCCAAAATATCCGACACTACCTGTCTGAGGAGCTTCGTCTCCAAGCCCAGACTTCTGAGGGTGACCCAGGGACAGAAGGGACTGCCACCGTCCGAAAAAGGAGCTGCTTCCCAGCCTCACTGACAGCCACCCGGGGTCCCATTGCTGCACCCCAAGTGCCCTTGGATGGAGCGGACACATCTGTCTTCCCCAACAATGTTGTCTTCGTCACG GGTAACTATGTCCTGGACCGAGATGAGCTGGTGGATGCCCAAAGACCTGAGTATGATGTGgtgctctgcctcagcctcaccaaGTGGGTGCACCTGAACTGGGGAGATGAGGGGCTAAAGCGCATGTTCCGCCGGATCTACCGGCATCTGCGCCCTGGGGGCATTCTGGTCCTGGAGCCCCAACCATGGTCGTCCTACTGCAGGAGAAAGTCTCTCACG GAAACAATCTATAAGAACTACTTTCGAATCAAGCTGAAGCCAGAACAGTTCAGTTCCTACCTGACGTCCCCAGAGGTGGGCTTCTCCAGCTATGAGCTTGTGGCCACACCAAGTAACACCTCCAGAG GCTTCCAGCGTCCTGTGTACTTGTTCCACAAGGCCCGGTCCCCCAGCCACTAA